GTGTGGTCAGCATCGCGTTCATGGCGTTCGGTGCCTACCTCTACGGCCGTATCGGCGCGCAGGCACAGCTGGGGATCTCCACGGCCATGCTCATCGTCGGCGTGGCCCTCTCCGCCGGCGCCCCGTCGATGGAGGTACTCATCGCGGGCCTCGCAGTGCGAGGCGTCGCGGCCGGCATCATGGGCGGGCTCGGGATGGGTGTGCTCTCCGACGTCTTTCCCGACGCGAAGGAGCGCGAGCGCGCGTTCGGTCTCTACGCGCTCATGTGGGTGGCACCCGCCCTTGCCGGCCCTGCGGTCAACGGCGTCCTCCTCGTCACCGTCGGCTGGCGGGCATCGATGGCCTGGCCGGCCGTGCTCATCGTGATCGCGCGAGCCCTGATGTCCCGATACCTGCGGGTCGTCGGATGGCAACGACCCCCTGATCCGGCGAAGATTCGCGCACCATGGGCGTTCCTGTCGATCGCCGCCGGCGTGCTCGTCGCCCAATTCGGAATCGCATCGGAGACACCGCTCGGCGTCGCGATCGCTGTGGCGGCCCTCGCCCTGACTCTCGCCGTGCCCTTCCGTCGCGCCCTTCGGCTGACCGTCCCGGGCGAGCGTCAGGCCCAGGCGGGCGGATGGATTCTGGCGCTCGTCTGTGGGAGCTATTTCGGCATCAACGCGCTCGTCCCGCTCCTTTCGGCGACGTATCTCGACGCCTCCGGAGTCATCGGGACGGTGCTGGTGTCGATCGGTCCCCTCGCGTGGGCGCTGTTCAGTGCTGGCGGCCTGGGGGCGCGCGTGTCAGCGAGAGGCTCGTACCTGTTGGCCGCCGTCGCCTTCCCCCTCGCAGCCCTCGGAGTGGCGATGTTCGCCGTGGGCCTCACGAAAAGCGTGGCGATCGGGGCGATCGGGCTGGGCCTGGTCTCGGCACTGATCGGGATGGCGATGGGTGTGGTCTATCCGAAGGTGATGACGCTGGCGTTCGAACGATTCCGGGGCTTCGACGGCACAAATCGCGCGCACGGCGGAGTGGTCCTCGGGGTCGGGGAGGACGTCGGCACCGCGACAGGCACCACGCTGCTCGCCGGCATCGGTGCGGTCGTCATCGGAATGGGGACGGGGTGGGTCGCAGGGCTCGCGGCGGCATTCGCCGTGCTCCTGGTCGTCGCGTGGGTCATGGCCGGCCGCAGTCGGCTGTGGCGACCGTGACCTGACCGCGCGGCGCGAGCGCAATCGGCCGAGACGCGGACGTTTCGCGGCAGAACGTACGCGCCCGGGCCGATCGTCCTCGTCTCGGGAGAGAGGAAAGGGGAGAGGCGCGAGGAGAGAGGAGAGAGGAGGGGAGCGAGGCGCGCGAGACCCGCAACGCGACCGTGAGCAACCCGTGAGGAGCAGCCGCCCGGCCGTAGGGATTCCGTGAGGACGCCGGATCCGCAGCATCCACGGGTGTTGCATCGCATCTCGTGCTCGATGTCATCTACCTCCTGGCGACCCTCGCCCCTCTTCGCCCTCGTCGGCCTCGCCGTGAAGGGGGTGGAGCGGCTGTGACCGTGCTCTCGCTCATCGCCACGGTCCTCGCCGTCGCCGCGATCGTCTACCTCGTCGTCGCCCTGGTGAAGCCGGAGAAGTTCTGATGGACGCCTCCTCCGTCTGGACCGGTGTGCTGCAGGTCGCCACCGTCGTCCTCCTCCTCGTGCTGATCTATCGACCCCTCGGCGACTACATCGCCCACCTCTTCACCTCCGACCGCGACCTGCGCGTGGAGCGGGGGCTCTACCGCCTCATCGGCGTCGACTCCCGCTCCGAGCAGAGCTGGCAGGTCTACGCGCGAAGCGTGCTGATCTTCTCGGCCGTCGGCGTGCTCTTCGTCTACACTCTCCAGCGGCTGCAGCAGTTCCTGCCCTTCTCGCTGGGTCTTCCCGCCGTGCCTGAGGCGCTGGCGTTCAACACCGCGGTCTCGTTCGTGACCAACACGAACTGGCAGTCGTACTCCCCCGAGCTGACTCTCGGCTACACGGTGCAGTTCGCCGGACTCGCCGTGCAGAATTTCGTCTCGGCGGCCGTCGGCATCGCCGTCGCGGTGGCCCTCGTGCGGGGATTCGCCCGGCGGGGCGCCGCCACGATCGGAAACTTCTGGGTCGACCTCGTCCGCGGCGTCGGGCGCCTGCTCCTGCCGCTGTCGATCCTCGCGGCGATCGCCCTGCTCATCGCCGGCGTCGTGCAGAACGTCAACGGTTTCACCGAGATCACCACCGCCACCGGCGGCACCCAGCTGATCCCCGGCGGTCCGGTCGCCTCGCAGGAGGCCATCAAAGAGCTCGGCACGAACGGCGGCGGATTCTTCAACGCCAACTCGGCGCATCCGTTCGAGAACCCGGCCCCGTGGACGAGCGTGCTGCAGATCCTCCTCCTGCTCGCGATCCCCGTCGCCATGCCCCGCGCGTTCGGCCGGATGGTCGGCGACAACCGTCAGGGCTACGCGATCCTCGCCGTGATGGCCTCGATCGCGATCGTCTCGATCGCCGCGGTCAGCTGGCTCGAATCGCTCGCCCTGGGCACCGCGCCGCAGCTGGCCGGCAGTGCGATGGAGGGCAAGGAGGTGCGCTACGGCATCTTCGGCTCGACCCTCTACGCCGCCGCGACCACCCTCACCTCCACCGGCGCCGTCAACTCGATGCACGACTCGTACACCG
The Microbacterium sp. SLBN-154 DNA segment above includes these coding regions:
- a CDS encoding MFS transporter, yielding MTAADRPALRLLFRGPRGRLLAALLLAEFAASVTGLSYAAVLPVAAAELDGLALYGPAVTITGVVSIAFMAFGAYLYGRIGAQAQLGISTAMLIVGVALSAGAPSMEVLIAGLAVRGVAAGIMGGLGMGVLSDVFPDAKERERAFGLYALMWVAPALAGPAVNGVLLVTVGWRASMAWPAVLIVIARALMSRYLRVVGWQRPPDPAKIRAPWAFLSIAAGVLVAQFGIASETPLGVAIAVAALALTLAVPFRRALRLTVPGERQAQAGGWILALVCGSYFGINALVPLLSATYLDASGVIGTVLVSIGPLAWALFSAGGLGARVSARGSYLLAAVAFPLAALGVAMFAVGLTKSVAIGAIGLGLVSALIGMAMGVVYPKVMTLAFERFRGFDGTNRAHGGVVLGVGEDVGTATGTTLLAGIGAVVIGMGTGWVAGLAAAFAVLLVVAWVMAGRSRLWRP
- a CDS encoding potassium-transporting ATPase subunit F, which gives rise to MTVLSLIATVLAVAAIVYLVVALVKPEKF
- the kdpA gene encoding potassium-transporting ATPase subunit KdpA → MDASSVWTGVLQVATVVLLLVLIYRPLGDYIAHLFTSDRDLRVERGLYRLIGVDSRSEQSWQVYARSVLIFSAVGVLFVYTLQRLQQFLPFSLGLPAVPEALAFNTAVSFVTNTNWQSYSPELTLGYTVQFAGLAVQNFVSAAVGIAVAVALVRGFARRGAATIGNFWVDLVRGVGRLLLPLSILAAIALLIAGVVQNVNGFTEITTATGGTQLIPGGPVASQEAIKELGTNGGGFFNANSAHPFENPAPWTSVLQILLLLAIPVAMPRAFGRMVGDNRQGYAILAVMASIAIVSIAAVSWLESLALGTAPQLAGSAMEGKEVRYGIFGSTLYAAATTLTSTGAVNSMHDSYTALGGMIPMINMMLGEIAPGGVGSGLYGMLVLAVIAVFVGGLLIGRTPEYLGKKIGPREIKLASLYILVTPTLVLAGTALSFALPGIREDVESTSIWNPGVHGLSEVLYAFTSAANNNGSAFAGLTANTPWLNTALGVAMLLGRFLPMVLVLALAGSLAAQKPVPTTVGTLPTHRPQFVGLLAILAVVVTALTYFPVLTLGPLAEGLV